TGTaggtttttatatattttaaaactatttttcTACAAGAAGTAAAGGAACGCAAAGACAGAGAATATGGCAACTTCAAATTTATTAATAGTAAATACAAGTATCCATAATTTGGTACCCCAGGACATTTTTAAATGACTTGTAAATAATTCATGAATATTCTTGCAGAATTCTCATGATTAACTCAATTATTGAAAGATAGTTTCTAGAATCATACTTTCACTTTAAAGAACATAAAATCTCAAGAAAGTTTTATAAGTCCAGAGAATATTATCATATGCTCGCAGCACAGTGACAGACAAATCCAAATAGGCTCAAAGTTGGAGAAGATGTGAAAAAGGTTTAGGGCGAGTTCATAATGTCTGATGATTTCTTTTCTAACGTGGATGCTACAGAGGATCATCTTTGAAATATTCTAAGCTTTTAACATGATAATAACGAGAGGgttttttttttctgtatttGATACAGGTCTACTCAAGAGTATCCCAGTTAATACCACAACGAAGTCAAAAGTTGCCCACACGTGCATGCAAATAAAGCACACCTTCTTCTGTTAATGTGAAGCACGTTTAACTTCAAATCTGGTTTGCGGGCCGAACGCTGCCGTGGACCCatcttggatcttatccaaacaTAAGACTAACAACTACAGTGTTATAACATACAAAATTGTAGCACACAATTCCTTGTGTCGACGCACGCCACGTAGACCATATTCCAAATTGAACCAACTCGAGCATAGCCAGAATAAGTTGTGATCTCGCTCTAGattatcctatatatatatatatatatatatatatatatgtgtgtgtgtgtgtgtgtgtgtgtgtgttgtgtgcCAATGCTCAAAAGACTGCATCAAGACAACGCTAATAAAAAGGAGTTTAAAACAATCCTTGGTTTGCGTCGTTTCTACATCAGAAACACCATGATTTTGTTCCCCGCTGCCGAGATTAGCTTTGCTTTATCAACACTTGATCAAAGGGAAAACATTACCAGCAGTCGGAAAACACCGAGTGCATAATTTTCCCTCATCACATCAAAGCATGGCTTgctttttcccaaaaaaaaacaaaaaaatcccAATGCATTAATTGATCCTAGTCATCCTCTAGGGCTCATAATCGGTCAAAAAGTTATTTGAGAGAGTGGTCCAAAGCTATGCCACTTCAATCAGGGAATAATTAAAACTTTCTGTGATATGAAGCACGCCCATTCAGAGCAATGGCTCATGAAGGACACCATCGGTCAATCCGATGTGGACATTATCTGCCAAtatattagagagagagagagagggtgtgtggGGGAGGGGAGAGACGTGCGCAGCTGAAGCTTTCCTCCCACTTAGAACCAGAATCACATCCCATCTGCTTAGGCAATCATGGTTGAAAGCCAACCAAACCAACTCTGTCCAAAAGCCATAGCACAGTTCCATCTCACAATTATATGGAGTTGTGGCTGGTAACAACTCCAGATTTTGCAGGAGATGGCTTGTCTGAGGTCGTGAACATACACCTTTTAGGCCACCCCCCAAGCAAGGAAAGGTAGATGGGAGGAGCATGAGATGAGAAGGCCACCAAAAAGTTCTGACCTCTAAGGAGGAATGAACTATAGCATCCGCGACACATCTCATCCACCAATAAATATTTGGGCCCTCCTTGCAGATCGCGGAACCCTCCACCATGTCATCGTCTACGGCTGGCTGGCCAAAACTTCGGCAGGTGAAAGTCACAAGTTCCTCCAACTCCCGACTGCTAAGTGGTCCTTCTGTTCCTTAAAGTAAACCATCCATGGAACCCACCTGAGCGGTGCTCACTTCTCAATGCAATCGATGTTGGACGGAACCAACAGCAATACTACCTCCCACATCCCTAAGTCCTGGGGAAAGGCTAGAATAAATTGTTTACAGACGAATAGAGAATTAAAGAGAGCAAAGCCCAAGAGATCTAATGTATAAACTAGGAAAACATGTGAACACATCACGCAGGAAGTTCTCCTTTAACTAAGAATATCAGACCATCATCGGATCCAATACAGCATCTAAACAGCTCCACCAAATCACATCATCACTGTCACTTTTAACTCAAACCACACAAATACGGCACTTTAGACATCAGGGCTGGCTGCTCACTAGTCATTCACAAGACTTTTTCCACGCTTCACAGCAGCAGAAATAGTTGCAGGACTAGCTAACAGCGAAAATGTTCATCCACCAACCCATTGGCAAGGCAAGATATCAAGCAAACTATGTTTAAAGTTTCTAGACTGATTTATAACAGTCTCCAATATGAAGTTTATTTCAGATAATATAGATTATTTGTTGATTGTGAGTAGAGTCAGAAATGATCCTACTGAAACATAGTTATTTCTTATATATACATAGAGAGATATCATTCAAATACAGCTGTATATTTATTCAACACAATAGACCAGCATCACAGTTTTCTGCTTCAAAAGGCAGAACAATGACAAGATAAACACAAGCAAAGAGACTCTTTGACACTCATTACCCTTTATTCCTATCACAACATAGATAGACATAATACCAATATTTTTGAGGTAAGACGTAATAACAATACACAACATTATGGCCAACACTAAAGAACACTTCCCGACATCAAAACCGAGTAATGATAGAGTTCATaagatttagagagagagagagagagcttactGTAGTTCCCCTCACCAACACCAAAATCGCCCTCCAAGAGCTCAATAACAACCAGTGATCACGATGCTCTAGCCTGCTTCACATCCCCGGGCAGTGGACCCGAATTTATCGCTGCAGAGCTCACCGCCTGATACTGCGGGGCCAACGCCGGTGGAGAACCAGCCTGAGAATAGTACATCTGGGCATGGGCTGGGTCAACGTATTCATAACCATAACTGGCCATTGCTGCTGGGGCCTGAGACGGGTGGTGTTGCATCACATGGTATCCCATTCCGGCATACTGGCGGGGAACTTGATCGGCCGGCAAATGGATCAGAGACGGCTGCAAGGCAGCAGGAGGCGGGGCAGAGGAGGCCGCAGTCCTATACAAATTCGACGGCAATTCAGCCGGCTTCACAGGGGTTTTAAGGAGCGGCATGGTGGGCTTTGTAGCGGTCGGATCGGGCAAATTGGGCTGCATCGCTGCGAGATTGTAGGCCTGCGGGTTCTGGTGGACAGGCAGGTAGTACACAGGCATCTGGTGATCGTAGGGATGGGGCTGCTGCGATTGCTGGATCGGATGGGCGACGGGATAGTACGAGGGGACCGGGACGACGGTGCCGGTGGCTGGGTGGTGGATGTATTGGGGATTGGCTGGAATAAAGTGCTGTTGCTGATGGTGAGGATGCTGCTGCTGGAGCTGCTCCGGCGGCATGTGGGCCAGCACATACCCGGAATCGGGCACTGGCATCGGAACCCTATGGCCAGGATCGACGGAGACCGGCACTTCGCGTTTTGGTTCCGATGCAGGGTGGATGACAGCGGCGGTGGCGGCGGAAGAAGCCCTCTCCGGATAGTACAGATGTCTGGACGGAAGACGAGATCAAAAGAGAAAACTTTGTTAACAagttagaagaaaaatgaaatagttaattGATATCAGGAGAGAAGGTACTTGGGGGTAGAATCGGCGATAGGGGCATCGATCGTGGTGGGCTTGGGCTGGGGAGCGGTGGGCGGTTTGCGGACGCCGCCGTGGTCGGACTTCTCGTCGTCGGAGAAGACCCGGCTGGAGTTCTCGGTGGGCGAGATGGTGGGAGTGGAGGCGGAGGCAGGGGGGAGGGGAATAGAAGGGGGAGGATGGTGGGGAGGAAAGTTGGTGTCTTTATAGCCCTCATCAGGCCGCTGACCGGCGACAACGGCGATGGCTGCGGAGGAGAGGTTCATGTGGGTGAAGTGGTCCTCGAGGCCGCCGATCCGCTGATCCGGAGGGCGATCCTCGGGGCGTACGCGAATCGGGGGCaggttggagagagagggagccGAGGAGGTCGATCCGAAGGAAGAGGTGGTATCGAGCATCGGGGAGTCCGGGACGGAGTGGACGTCTTGACCTTGGCGGGCGAGTTTCCCGGAGGAATCCGGGCGGGGAAGGATAAGCTGCCCAGGCTCGGAGGCGGCGGCGGCGCCTGGGCCTGCGCCGCCGACGATGACGCCGCGGGAGTGGGTGGAGGAATCGTCCTCAAGGCCGAGGAGGCAGTTGACGGAGGCGGAGTCGGCAGAGAGACCACGGGGTAGGCCGTCGATTCCGATGCCCATGGCGCTGTTGAGGGCGTCGACGAACCAACTCTCCGACTTGGAGTCGTCGAGGAGGGATCCGATCGAAGAGGGGGCGGACTCCGGCTTGGAAGGGAAGAGGAAAAGGCGGAGGCGATTGGAGCGGGTGGAGCCGCTGTTGCTTCCACCACCGGCGCCGGCTGAGGAGGACTGGATGATGCGATCGTACTCCTCGATCATGTTTTCGAGGTCCTCGTCGGTGGTAACGGAGATGAGGGAGTCCAGGTCCTCGTTTGGGAGCTGGTACTTGAGGGAGAAGGGGAGACCGCCGAGGACGCTCCGAGAGAGCTTGGCGGAGAGGTCGGCGAGGGAGGACTGGCGGTCGACGACGACAATCCGGGTCTCGCCGCCGAGGTAGCAGAGGGATTTGTCGGTGGGGCGGGGGACGATACGCCCGCCGTAGCTGCACATGAGGCGGAGACGGGAGGCCGCCGTGGCGGCGGAGGATGGGAAGGGCTCGTCCCAGGACTCGCCGCCGCGGGAGCGAGGCGAAGAGTCCACGGAGTCCGCGTAACCTACCCCGCCTGCGCCGCCGCCGGCCGCCGTCGGCACCGCGTCCATGGTTCGATCGCCCTGCGCCTCGCTCGCGATCTAATGGTTTTGGGTttggggagggggagagagagacgaGGGTTTTGGCTTTTTGGGTCGCTTCCTTTTTCTCTcgcctcttttattttttattttgctttttttttttttttttcttgccctTTGGATGCGGAATGCTGTAAGGGGGATGCGGAACCCAAAAGAGAAAAAATCGGTAGGAAAACCACTAACCAAGCAGTTTTAGTGCCGTCGCCGTGTGCTTTATCCCACGGAAAGCTACATACGCAAGCCAACGAACAAACACAAAGTAGTACTGCTACTGCAtattgatttttcaattgaaataaaatatttttttcttatcaaaatatataggaTTCATTCTTCAGgagataaatatcataaaaaaattaattaattttttaaatcaatttatttatatttttattcttctttatatgaataatttttttataaataatatttatttataaaataaaaaaatcttatccatgAATAAATCATTTTTCgatcaattaaaaaataatctttttatttcatttttaatatatttctaaatctataataataatataaaaataaataatattatcttatatacaatataatacaatattattatcagataataatattttatttttttatacaatatattattataaaataatattacaatataatatcttattttattattataatataaaattaatatattatattattattaacaaatataataatatattgatttaatataatatattttattttgttatatataaataatttactatattATATATGTAACATAGATTATCTATATTCGTGAATATATCTTATatagtattatatattataatatataaaatataatatattatattatattattatatataataatatttatataataaaagatattatgaaaaaaataggtGGATTTTAGCAATTTATTTAGAAAATTAGTAATACAAAATAATATGATAATGGATTTTTGaatcattttttaatatataaaaaaatataaataaattattttttatctaaatattatttgaaaaatattttataaaatataaatttttgaataaatttttattctaaaaaaaatgggatcttaaaaaaaagatagaaattgTTTCACTTGAATAGCATCCTGAATCAACTAAAATTTGAGTTAATAATTTGCAGAGTATGCCACTGGCAACATGTTATATCACCGCTCAGTTTGCTAGTTTGATATGGCAATACAGCCTTGAATACCACTAGCTAATCACTAATTTCTCCGTAGAACTCATGAATTATGAGAGGTGAGGAATATGAAAaactcaaacaaaaaaaaaaaaattgtacagCCCGACAAATAGAGGTGAATAATATAGAATTTGACCACATATTAGCATATCCACATCCTCAAATAATATGCATAGTTCAAAGTTCCAATTCAATTATTCAGTGATTATTTCTATATATTGTATACACACATAGTGGTTATATAGAtactctaaaaataattttagaaaattacagGATAAAGGTTTTTGAACTCTATTTTTgagaaattataaaatttttgtctCCCATCGAGTAGCATGAAGTTTATTTTTAAGTTTGTTATCTATTTGTATAAGATGCTTTTTCTCAAAGTTTTATTAATACCATTGTAAATTAATATTAATTTGTATTGCTGTAAGGCTATGAACACGGGATGTCAAGGTCGGGCTTGAATCAAATTGGAAAGTAGTTAAGGGTTAAGTCGATAAAAATCATGAataaatttgtaaaaaaaaatttaaaaatcgatGAGATACCTTTCGATTTAAgtccctccgatgcttaagtcagtcggaGCTTTGAGAACAAATAGTAAAAAATAGAGAAGTAGAAAGCAAGAAATACAAATTGGAATAGAAAGAACTCAAATTCTCTTCAATGGAGgagtagaaaaaaatttagtaGGATCTGGACTCTGTGAATTATGACTTATCCCCTCAAAAGTATTTTgtccctctttatatagagagagCTTGCTTTGTCCGTTAGGAGAGTTTATTAAACCGTTAGGAGTTTGTTGGGCTATTAGTTTATCATAATAGAATGGCCAGCTGTATGAAAATGATGGATTGTTCACCCTACGTGGAGAGTAGTTGTAACATAGCTGGAAAATAGCCGTAGCAGAATTGGAGAATAACTGATTTACAATATATCTAATTTTGAATCACATCAGCTCAAGATCAATGTCTCAAGTGGCAGATCGATAGCTGGCTTAGCCAATCACAATGCTCAATTGAACCAATCCATATCTGTTTAGATCAGTATGCAATCAAGTTGAAGGTTAAATCAGATCAACATTTCATCGATCTGTATCTAAAGTTGACTTGATCAATATAATTCTCAGATGATTCTTCTTCATGTTGCCACGTGATCAGAGGTCAATTAGTTGTACCAATAATTTGAATATGAATATTGGCAAAACTTAAATTGGCTAATTCAGTTTGAAATTAGTAAACTGGATGATACACGTGGAACCTGTTAGAATTGGCAGTTAAAATCTGGTTCTTAACTAAAGTAAATGGATGATTTATATTAATCCTACCTTTCAGTGGGACCTAGTTTAGCAAGAGTTACCCTAAAAGTGGGTCCATATATGATCCTGCCCTTCTGGTAACGGACAAAAACCAAAAGCTTTCATCCTACAGTGATTGAAGATTGGGAGCATGTTCTTgtttcatatttctttttttcttaatctTGGAAGTATTTGACTACTCTTGTGCTGCTTGTGTTGGTGCCAACCTCTTTGCCAATGTTGGTGGAGCTTCCATGCAATGCTAAGTTGAGAGCGTCGTGCAGGCATTTGTGGCATACATGACTTGGCTGCTTTGGACATCAAAGAATAATCGATTGTTTCAATAGCTGGTTACCTCTCCATTTCTTTTAGTTCGGCAAGCTGTTGGTTGGTGCTCAGAAATGTTTGGTAGTTTTGTTCATTATTGCTGTGGTTCAGGCACGTTTACAAGGTCCTAAGATAATTTTCTTATGGATTCATCCATCTCTCAAAAACCTTCTCTTGTTACCTAGTTGCCCTCGCCCATTGGTGTGCTCAAGATAAACTTTGATGGTTCAGTTACTAGCTGTTTTGCAGCTACTGGCTATTTTATTGGAGATTATTATGGATCTCTTCTTTATCCAGATGGTTATCGATTGCCGCAGGTTTTCATATCATGGTCAGAGAGGCTTGGGAGGGATTGAAGATTGCTATTACATTTAAGACAGATTTGGTATGCCTTGAAAGTGGCTCCGCTGTGGTTATTAAGTAGTTAAAGTTCATGTTTCTTATAACTCTCAGGGAGGAAATATAGTGGTTGATTGGATAGTATCAGCAGCAATTTCTAAGAATGCGCAGTGGAAACCTGGGGACTCTGCGCCTCTTCAACTGGGAATGCTTTTGTTGGCGAGTTACTTGAGACTATAGATTGCTTTGTATAtttttacttttctttctttttgcttttGCCTACTCTGtatcccaccaaaaaaaaaaaaaggtttttatttttaaaaaagaaataacAAAATCCCCAGCTGACTTCATATGAAGGAAATGAAGTTAAGAGGGTCTTTGAGGGATTACAAAGCTCCAAGATTAGGATATTTCTTTCTTGAGCGTGCTCACATCCAAATGCACCAAGGGACCGCAACACTCTGTCGGTTAAATGATTAGCCGGCGTCCAAGGGATAGAGAGCTCCGGTTAGTTAAGAAGGGTAAGCCTCGAGTCTTTTCGACTTCACGTTCACGCAAGCCGCTTCTAAAATGCCCTCGATTTCTATGGGAACTTGGTCGAACATATTGAAATGATCGTGACCCAtttcttggtctaatcaaagacaccCATCATCATCACGTATAACTTGTCctgtaactaattttttttgggGAAAGCTTGAATCAGAGCCTTCCATGGAGTGGAAACCCACCGTACAAAGCCAGCACCAGGGACTCAGACCGGCCaccagtttttaaatttttttcttttttttttttttttaatgtacaaAGGAGATGACGGGGTTTGTAGTCAGCTTCCAGAGCATGGTGGGCGCGATCTTTCCCTTGTGGAAATAGACAACTGAGAAGGCCAACCTAATCCTAGTTTTACCATTTTTTTAATCCCAAGGTCGTTCATTATATCGCACTAATCTGGGGAGAGTAGGCCATGGTTTCCAATCCTACTAACATGATCTTGGACTGTCGAATTGAAACAAGCCGAATGGTAATGGAGTTATATCCATCCTGTgacttaatttaaaaataaaaggaaCTCCTTGGCCCTCCACTTCTAGATCTTTCTTGTAAGATTTGATTAGATGGGCATGATTGAGGGGGAGAGCTGAAGGTATCCATCCATATTATTATATCATTGGCCTTTCTCCCAAGCAATCTCCTGGAGAAGCTGGCGTTCACTCATTCTGGAGCTTGTGAGAAAGGAACTCCCATTGGGTCCTCCTCCTCTCACGGTGCCAATAGCTGCTTCTCATCATTACACCTTCAACACCCACCCTGAAGTAGTTGTTTTAATTGTGAGGGCTCTGAAAGTGACCTTGTTTGGTTCTTCCtcgtcttcttctttttctttattgcTGGAAGACAGAGAGGGGAAGAATATTGTAGTAGATAAACCTAAACAAACATTGGTCCTATGTCACTACGGTGACTTATTTGTCCAATTGTGCTCTCCGGCTTCTACCTTTAAAATGGATTATAGGATGGTGAACACAGAAAAGAATGGATGGGGACTACCATGGGTTCGGCCGTGACCAAGCAAGCCATTCAATGGATTGCCGCATCGTGTATTCGTGTGGGGGGGCCCCGTTCGGTCCTTGGGCCCGATGGGTGTATCTAGCGtatgatattattattatgattcCATATCAACATCATGGTAGCAGTCTAGCATTATCCATTTTGGAGCTGGTATTCAAATTATTCCATCAATACTATCTATTATAGACTATGTTTGTGATACTTTTTGCATTTTATCAAAGATTGGGATTGCTGCCTCGCATGCCCATTAACAAGGAATGCTTAATTGGTGCAAATGAGTCAATGATGTAGGAAAATCATCAAACTTAATGTAAACTACTTTGCCACTATGGATCTAATTAGACAGAGCCTAGAAATAAGATCTGTCACATCGGAAAGTCGTATTGCATattaaatttttgaaggatataatTTGGTTATACGATATCTGATTTCGATGATCATTTTTCAAAAATCAGATAATTTTTCTAGATTTATGATGTGACGTCATTCTATTAAAGAAGTAGCACCTCTAGCAATCAAGTCCGAATTTCTTCGTCTGGGTCCGAAATGGACTAGTCaaatagaaaatttttctttcagataAGATTTTGATGGACGTAGTTTTCAATCCAAAAAAAATCTGATGGAATGATAGAAGGCAGAGTTAATGTAGAAGATGAGATCTATCTCCtgaaaagttttaatttttttttagattatttctaATGAATATACCTATTTTAGCCAAAAAAAATCTcaatagaattaaaaaatttaactcGATCCAGATTGTTTAAGGATGGAAATTTATTTAAAAGCTAAGAAGaggaattaaatctaaattatttaagcTAGATTttactattataaataaaagCTGTGTATCTTAttcttaattaataaataaagagtAAAAAAAAGAGTTGAGCTCTATTTTCGAAAACTCTCTCTTCTTCTATCTTTGTTTGTGAGATTTGAATTAAGCgggtcaaaaaaaatcttatgatCGGATCAGCCGAGTCCGGGAATTAAAAGAGTACTAACTCTATGaatgcaccttttttttttttcctttgagaGGTATAGCCCAGGGTCTCTTAGGATTTTATTGTGACAATGATGATGGTTAAGCATAGTTCAATTCATAAGCAAGAACATATTAGTATGATTTCTTTGATCCATACATAGGACTCAAAGTTTGGCTTAAGCAAGTCATCAATAACTATTTAAAATCAACGTAgatgattttaattaattaagcATGATTCAATATTATCAGGATATGGTTACATAATTAAAATGCAGGACATAGTGCGTTTAGGCTAGTAGGGCCATCATTTATGATTGTATCAGGCAATGGATCTTCGTAGTAGCTTGAATATGATAACAAAATATAACTAGCTTGGAGAAATTACATTTTACCTTACATGGACCAATCTGACCATGCATCATACTAATCATATTATCTCCTAGCTACAAATCAATCATTAAGATGAGTATGAATGAAGCCACACAGAAAGAAGACTAAATGATTAATATGGCATATAAACACATGGTGCATGTAATGTAGGTATAGTTTCTCCTTAGAGAtgaatttccatcaaaaaaaaaaaaaaaaaaagaagaagcagaagaagcagCAGCTCGAGACTTAAGAGTTTCACGAATCTAGATTCAAAAGCGATTAACGGCTTCAGCTTGAGCAACTACACCAGGGCGTTAACATGGTTGAAATGGATAGCATTTATAATGCATCAATGCAATAACTTTGTTGATGTAACAGTTCTGATTGCCCCTACTAAATTATACATATACAATTatacataattataaatttagTCATGGATGGTATATACAAGACTAGCAACAATTATTGC
The sequence above is a segment of the Elaeis guineensis isolate ETL-2024a chromosome 7, EG11, whole genome shotgun sequence genome. Coding sequences within it:
- the LOC105048760 gene encoding uncharacterized protein; the encoded protein is MDAVPTAAGGGAGGVGYADSVDSSPRSRGGESWDEPFPSSAATAASRLRLMCSYGGRIVPRPTDKSLCYLGGETRIVVVDRQSSLADLSAKLSRSVLGGLPFSLKYQLPNEDLDSLISVTTDEDLENMIEEYDRIIQSSSAGAGGGSNSGSTRSNRLRLFLFPSKPESAPSSIGSLLDDSKSESWFVDALNSAMGIGIDGLPRGLSADSASVNCLLGLEDDSSTHSRGVIVGGAGPGAAAASEPGQLILPRPDSSGKLARQGQDVHSVPDSPMLDTTSSFGSTSSAPSLSNLPPIRVRPEDRPPDQRIGGLEDHFTHMNLSSAAIAVVAGQRPDEGYKDTNFPPHHPPPSIPLPPASASTPTISPTENSSRVFSDDEKSDHGGVRKPPTAPQPKPTTIDAPIADSTPKHLYYPERASSAATAAVIHPASEPKREVPVSVDPGHRVPMPVPDSGYVLAHMPPEQLQQQHPHHQQQHFIPANPQYIHHPATGTVVPVPSYYPVAHPIQQSQQPHPYDHQMPVYYLPVHQNPQAYNLAAMQPNLPDPTATKPTMPLLKTPVKPAELPSNLYRTAASSAPPPAALQPSLIHLPADQVPRQYAGMGYHVMQHHPSQAPAAMASYGYEYVDPAHAQMYYSQAGSPPALAPQYQAVSSAAINSGPLPGDVKQARAS